The DNA window CTTACTTccaggcaaatgcaaaagagcGCGCAGGCACACGCGCCGCCCTCCCCAAGCATCTTGCTAGAGCCGGAACTTGTGGAATGCGGCTTAGCaagttggtgttgttgttgttatgtttCGTGTTGCCAGTAGCTGGtggacacacaaacacacgttCATAAtagacacacacgcagacagaCACAAATGCAGATGTGCAACATAGACTGAGCGCCGAGATCAGGTTTGCTCCCTTGCAAACACACATGaacaacatacatacatatgtatgtgtgcgtttgcttgtgtgtgtgagtgcccCTTTCCCATATTAACTGGTTATACGAATAGCAGCCCCTGCGGCTAGAACCAAAGGCTGACTTGGCTGGCGCAGCGAACTGACCGCAACGGCAACTTCGGCTGATAGTTGTAGTTTGTCACTTGATCGCTCTTCGTTCACTTGTCGCCCGCCTTGGccacatgcaaacaaatattgctacaaatacatttacatttacaacagtgtatgtctgtctgtgtgtgtctgttacTGTTTTGGCGTTTGTTTTGGGCCTCTTGTCGCCCAGTTGCTTGTCGTGTGTCGATCTTGGAGCGTCGCGTATTGATTAACTCTGGAGCGTGTAAGCCAGCATGCGCAGACACCGCTGACTTGGCTTAACTACGCTTAGCTGAgcataatttaacattttatacaaGTTTTCAttgtgttgtttttaattatggAACGTGTTCCGGAGCGGCGCTTTAATCTTTAGCTATGTCTATGCAAATGTCACTGACTAAGAACGGAAATTAATAAAAGGTAAACTTGTCTAGCAACTTggccaaattgcatttttcatacatatacaaaaatatgcatgtatatatgtgtgtgtatgtgtgtaagtgGCTTCCCTGTGAACGtctcataatttttttatgcacttgGCATTATTTTTCGTGTAAcgcaagccaaacaaaaaattacaagtGTCAAgtcagcttaaaatttaatattaaacaataagaAAAGATTTGCGCTGTTTTCCATTTAAGTGCTCAAGGACTTTTTGTGCTGTTTTTCATTTAAGTGCCCAAGGACTTTTTACGCAAGACGTTGTAGGGAAATTAAAAACTCTACAGCTCAAATGCCGATCGTGAGAATATTTCTCATTCATGTTTGTATGCATGCCTGTgtgtatgcttgtgtgtgtgtgttgattgcTCGTTAAGGAGACTCGTTGAAACGGTGCATAAAAATGGTATCAGTAAACTaacattaataacaattttatttgcagttttgcagccagccagccgtCATTATGTGAACCAGAACCAAATGCTATCAATGCGTTGAGGAGCAGTCTCAGCAGCCAAAAGCAGTctacagaagcagcagcagcagcagcaggtgcctTTATCATTGAAGCCTGAGCGCCGCACAGGAAATGCTGAAACACGCCTCGAATGCGAGCagtgccactgctgctgccaacagcagcaacaccaccaatagcagtagcaacaacagcagcagcaacaataataatgccAACAACGGCAGCACACCctctgttgcagcaacaacaactacaaccacCACCAGTCCAGTGCCAACCATTGCAGCAGGCGCTTCACCAACACccgctacagcagcagcagcagcggcggcggctgcggcagcagctgttgccagcaCAGCACGCAATATACACCTGCGACCACCACAGCCGCTTAACATATCCGCACTGAGCGCGTCCACGCGTGCCGGTGGCAATGTCTCTACGTTGCTCAACATTGTGACGCCGCCAATGAAGCCACTCACGCCACTGACGCCCAATGGCAATTGCCATTCCAATGGCAACAGCCTGCATCATCATACGTACACCAATCAGCATAtgctggccagcagcagtagcagcaatatcaatagccagcaacagcatcatCACCAACCGACATcgcatcagctgcagcagcagcagcaacttcacaacaacaacaacaacaacagtcatatgcacaacaataataatgtgcACAATTATAGCCACTGCAATAATTTGGCAATTAATCCAAATTCCATGCTGCAGGCAAGTGTTAAGCCCACTAAGCACGGGCCCGGACCACGCGAGGTGCTCACCAGTCTGGGTTTGCTCTGTCTAGGTGAGTATGAGCTAAATTTCACCAGCTTAAGTTCAAATTGTAACGATCCTTTTTTCATTTAGTGTCtctgctgttggcgctgctcTCGCTGATCTTTCTGCTAAAGATCTCGCCCAACAGCCGCGAGGATGCGCTTACCCGCAGCATAAGTAGCGaagattttattattgtgtACGATGTGACGCTGGCGCTTTGCGCCTTGTCGCTCTCGCTTAATctctgctgcttgctggtCTGCGCCATACAATTTCTGTTtgctgttaagctgctgcgctCGCCCATGTTCGATGGACGGGACAATAAGTATCTGGAGAAGTCAAGTGCGAGTCGCACGTGCGCTGTAAGCGGCTTCTTTATCTCCATACCCGTCTTTCTCACCGGTATCATACTCTACACGTTCAATCATTTTCACTCCACGCCGGCGATCATAACCAGCGTGCTTATTGGCGTGGGCATTGTATTCTGCGGCGGCGCCATGGTGCACAATGTTTTTGTGTGGCAAAAGGAGAAGACCATAAGCTATCGCAGTCCGGCGGTGCCACTCAATATGTCGTTGCTGTCTGCGGCAAGtccactgccgccgccgccaccgccgccgccagtgcAGTTCATTAGTGGTCCTGGCTATGCCACAGCGCACAACCAATCGCTGCTGCCTGTCCAGCTGTATGCGCAACAGAGTCAGGGCCATAATATGCTGCCGCATCATCCCACGTCGGTGACGCCCGTATCACCTAATCACTCGCATGGCAGCTTCAATCCGCTACTCTGCGCGGCCGCCTCCGTCGGCACCAACAATAACATGTCCAGTGCAGCCATCAATTCGTCATTTCTAGTGCGGCCGGCAACGGCCACACCGCCCACACCAAAACCCATTGGCCTGACTGCCAACGGCAACTGTTTGCTGGGCCGCGAAGCCAGTGGCTCCATAAGTCCGGGCATACCGCCAACGCTGGACATGAGCAACATCACCAACATATCGCTGCATGAGCTATCGACGCTAGTGTAGCCTCACAAACTGAaggaacaaaacaaaactacatACAAATAGAACTTTAAAAGGCTAATCTAGTTAGTTACTTTAGCATACTATGTATGGCATCCACCGTTAAGCgcttagtttataattaatacagCCACAACTTGCCGCactattgtaaataattgtacATAGCAATAATACGCATAACCATTTAATTCATCTTCAATATACATCAACGtgtttttctaaatttaaaggTTGTCGATAGCACATAAAATCGATTATTAATACACAATATACATTCATTTTCAATATACGTtaacttttcaaaatttaactGTTATCGATAGCACATTTAGATAGATTGTGCAACACagaaacaaataatttaaacttacTAAAACTGAAtgaagtttctttttttttttttgcgtgttTGTGTACGTCCTACTGGATTATTACATTACTTATTTTTTGGGCCGTCCACGTTTCTTTGGCGGTATTTGTGCCTCCCGTGCtgcaactataaaaattaatcgTTATACTATTttacaatacatatattaatttgagAACTCTAACAtaccagcggcagcagcagcagcaacatcaatagCCGCAGCTGACTCGGCATCGCTTGCTAGGCGTCTGCTGCGGAGTGCTCTAGTCACGCGTTCCGGTGTTGATTCATGCtccggctgctgttgctccagGTTCCTGCTATTCGAGCGAACACCACGCCTAGGGGCCATGGCCACTACAGTCGGCTCACTGCGACAGCGTAGACTGCGCTTCGATATGCCTGCTGCCGATTCGCTCTCCTCCGGCTGCAACTGCTCTGGCTCTTCCAGTCGACTATGCAGCGTGGTAGCCTCTACATTCTCTTCAATGGTTTTTAGTCCGCGTGCGCGTGTGCCAATGGGTTTGGTAGGCGTCGAAGCAGGCATATGCGGCACGGAGCCCGCACGCGTCACCCGTTTGGGAAGCTGCTTTCCACTGCCTGTGTTGCTGGCTCCACTGCCCGGCGGAGAATCCGCTTGGCGCGAGCCGCGACGACGTGACGACGTCTTCGCGGATGTTGAGGGCTGATCATCGCTAGCTTGGCTGTCACTGCGCAGTCGACGTCGACTGCTTGTCGCAGAGGACGATGGAGGAGTGCCTAAGCTGGCGTCTTCATGGTCATCCATGGTCAGCTTACGCAATCTGACGCTGCGTAGACGCCTCATTCCGACCATAGGCGAATCCACACGCTCGGTAGTGTTGCTTTCGCTGCATACACGGCGACGTTTTGTCTTAACTGGGGGGAGACTCTGTGCGGTGTTTGTGTGGGTGTCAGTGGATTGGGCACGCGTATTGCGACGTGTTTGCATTTGACGTTCTATCTCTAGCTCTAGTAGTTGCTGCTCCTGTTCGTGCTCCTCTTGTTCAGTCTGATGTTGCTCCTCTCCGTACTCCTCTTGCGGCTCAGTactatgctgctgctcctcttcCTGGTCATGCTGCTCTTGCGCCTCAGTCTGATgttgctcctcctcctcctctcCATCGGATACAGCCAGCTTCAAGCTTTGATTGGATCCAGCATCTACACCTTCGACATCGACATCGATATCCACATCCAATTCTGGTTCCACATGTGCCTGCGGCTCATTTGACTCAGGGACGTTGGGCACTGTCTCCACGGAATCTTCATTGATGGAAAAAACCTCTTCCGGCACGAAGAGCCGAGTCTCCACGGAATCTTGATTGGTGTCTAACACAATATCCGCTGGAGTTGCGCTTGGTCTACTGGTACTATCACCGCTATCTAGATTGATTGTATATTCGGCTACAGCAGAATCGCTGTTGGCTGTGGCCCCGAAAGAAGGACAAGGCGTTTGGGCAGTGGTCACAATGCCACCGGGTTCCTTAGTTGACTTAAAGGAGAAGAGctcggcgctgctgctggcggcaacGGGCTCCGAACGAGCCACATATCCACGCACCTCGGTGCCATCCAAAGCAATAACGCAGtcatcctcctcctcttcctcCATGGAGCCCTTGGTGGTGTCCAAATCATCCACCGTCTCTAGGCTGTTGGCGCGGTAGATCGAACGCGCGGAGCCTTCGCCGGTGCGCCGTGCACGTGGACTGGAGTTTTGCGAGACATTCGTATCGCTGGGCAAAAAGGAGGTGGGCGTGTGGGAGGTGGGTGAGCGTGAGTTCGTTATGGAATTGGTGGACTCCACTACGATGGAGTAGACGGGCACATCTGGGCGTGGCAAATCGGAGAGGTCGCTGCTGAGGCTATAGCTGGGTGAGGTGCGTCCAAAGGTTAACTCCGGCACGTTGGCTTCTTCGCTGCTGGATGACGAGCTTTGCTCGACCCCAATATCCTCTTCCTGTTCCTGCTCCTCCAGTTCTTCAACCTCCACCTCCTCAGGCTCATCATCGTCAGCCAGATCTATGTACTCCATGAGTTCCTCTTCCGGCTCCGGCTCAGGTtcctgctcttgctcttgctcctGTTGTGTCTCTGCAGGAGGAGACAGCGCAGTCACATCATAGCTAGACATGCCCAGTGTTGTATCCAGCAGCTGGTGCTGCGGTGGGATATAGCCTGGCCTGGGTATCAAGGTGGGCATACGTGTCAGGGTAGGCATGCGCATGGACTGCCAAAACGAATCGCTGCTCTCTCCACAGATGGTGCTGCGATCGGAAATCCGCTCTGGGTTTGGCATGCGTGTCAAGGTTGGCAAGCGCATGGACTGCCAAGTTGAATCGCTGCGCTCCATTTCTCCAGAGATGGTGGTGCGTTCGGAAATTCTTAtggagctgctggcgctgctaaactgctgctgactgctggtCACTTCGCACATCTTGGAGGAGCATACTGGTGGTACAAATTCACGCTCGCTGAGCTGCTGGGAGACTGTGTTGGTATTTTGAATGGTAGCGAAGCTGCCAAAGCCGCTGCTCTGTAGCGAGCTTCGTGGCTGCGGTCCAGTAGGTGGAGCCATTAAACGTTGCTGCACTTGTTCCAATTCGATTGGGGGATTctgctcctgcagctgctgctgctgctctgccagTGAGACATTGGCGGAGGCCAGCGGCGACAAGTACTCTGAGTCAGATACTGAGTCCGAATCTGAGGAGGAGTTGTGTGGAGCAACTGGTGCACTGTCAATGGGAGGCTGGGAATCGGCATTGGGACTGGGAGTCGGAGTGGGACTGGGTGTGCAAATAACGGGCTGTTGTTCGATTTCAACAATAATTTCATCGGattcatcatcgtcatcatcatcgacCTCGATGACCTGATCTTCCTGATCACTTCCCAACTCCATGGGACTGGGCTCACGCTCGGTATTGGGATTAGGTAGCAGAATTAGGGGTTCGTTGAACACAAACCTGCTCTGACTTACACGCTCCGAAAATGTGGTGGCCCTGGAGCCTGTGAGCCTGCGTGTGAGCGTTGAACGATGCTTAAGTATAGGATGCGGTGGCGgtggtgctggcgctggcgacGGCGGTGCCTGCGGCGGCGTCTGCGCCTGCTCCTTCAGCCAGGCGTTGGGCACTTGTATTAAAGCGGCAATTTGTGCACTGCTCGGCAGCTGCTCCTTCAGTTGTTCCTCCTTCTTCAACTCACGCGTGCGCTGCACCAAGCCCTGCACGGCCTCCTCCATTTGTTCGCCCAGCAGCAGACGCGGACGCTTGGGTTGCggctgtagctgctgttgctgctcatcCAGCGAGAGGAGACGCTTCTCTACCGCTTGGTAGCGCATGGGATGCACAACGCGGCTTCGCGGAGGGGCGTCCACAGAAGACGGCAATGGATTACGCAGGAAGGGCATATTGCGGCTATTCAACGATGTGCTGGAATCGCTGGCAAGCATTGGATTCGTTGCCCAGTGTGCACTCAATGCGGAGCTTTGAAATATATTGGGCACTTGACCATTGGCGCTCTCCCTGGCAAGCTGACTGCTCAATGGCACTGGCGAGGGATTGGACAGCTGCTCGCCTTCCAGTTGGTCGCGTACGCGAAAGTAGGTGCCTGCTATGGATTGTGTTAGAGGCGCCATGGTGGTGCGGTAGGCCGAGAGTATAGTCTCATCGCTGCCATCCATATTCTGGCGCTCCTCCGCCACTTCATTCATAAAGGTCACCGCATCAATGTACTTGTAACGCATCAGCAGCAATATAAGCTGCACCGAATCCGTGTGGGCCGAGGCGCAACCACGCAGCATGCgaaacagcagctgctcctcaGACTCGTTCAGACAGAGATTGGCCAGCACCCggaatttgttgttttgaatGCAATGCTTAAAGAAGCTTTCGAGCAGCGAAGATTCCGACGCCTCGTCGTTGACCCGCGCAAAGCGAAACGCCTCGGGTATGCTGTCGTTGGCTAGCAGCACCTGGAAGTGCAGCTGGGTGGGCAGATCCAGCAGACGCATTGCTTCCTTTTGCGCGCCTTGGCTAAGCAGCGTCTCCACGAGCAGCTTGATTTGCCAGTCGTTAAACTTGCACGATTTGCTCTGGTTAACAGCTTCCTACAACATgaaaaagagagtgagagcgggagacagtgagtgtgtgtgcaagaGGGATggaaaataagaaatttttgtttaccgTATACTCGCCACGGTCCAAGTACCAAAAGCACTGCACGCATTGGGACAAACTTGTGGGCAGCCCAAAGGCGCGCGCAAAGTCCTGCCAGAGCGCTTGATTTAGATCAAGCAGCATGTACAGCACCAACTGTTGCTTGTCGCTGAGCTCcggctgtggcagcagcatgaCGTGCAACAGCTTTCGCAACGACTTCGGTGGATAGCATTCCAGTTGTAAATTAGTTTCGCGCAACAGCACATCAATAAACAATTCCCGTCGTGGCTgatgctcctgctcctgctcctgacGACGCGAGTCATAGTCGTGGCGAAGTTGCTGCAATCGCGTTGTGTTCAACTCGGGCACCAAAGCACGGTCCAGCAGAAAATAGAACACGCGCTGGTATTCATATAGAATGCTTAGGGAGCACCCTATTTCCTGCAGCTTCTCCTGTAGCTCTGCTGGCAGCTTTCCCTTGCCCAGCTGCAACAGCcgttgctgcagctccagcataAGTTTTAGCTGATTTGTGAGATGTAAAAACTCTTTAATGTCGCGATCCTCCGGCGTATAGCCGCCGATTTCCCACACGTCCTGACACATCTCTGCGCAGCGTGCCTTAATATCCTCCGCTCGTTGCACGAGCCAATTGAGCAGTGTGCTCAGCGAGAAGCCAGCGTTGTTCAACATGTTGCAAAAGAATCTGCCGTCCAAGCAGTACTGCGCGCAATCGTGCAGCAAGcgctcatgctgctgctccaatgcTAGGGAGAGTATAAGCTCATACATGTTGGTCTGTGTAGCGACAGAAGAGTGAGTTAAGGCGTGAGATTAAtcgttttgttgctgtcgtcaCCCACCTGATTGATCACTTGATTGTCGTAGAGCTCACAGAACTGCGGCAGCAGACGCAGCTCCACCATTTTTGTCACATAGAGATCCGGCTGCAGAAACATTTTAGCATAATTCGTTTGCAGCTCATTGAGGAAGCGACGCTGGACGCCCACATGCTGATAGAAGCTACAGTCCTGCGACGTCAAAAGCGCACAATCTGCAATGAGAATCGATTTagtgaatttcaatttaaatatacagaATGTACACATACCAAAGGTCAGGGATCTGGGATAAAAGTGCTCATCGTGTTCTTGACGCGTAATAAACTGCCTGATGGGTGGCTTGTGCAATTGCAAGGCAAGTCCCTGCTCTCGCGGACTATCGCGGAGCGAGAAGCCGCATAAATAGGCGGGAGTTTCCGAATCAAGCACCGCCGTGGGCATTTTATCCTTGTACCATTGATTCATATCGAACAACActagtttgttttgttgctccGCTTCCGAGTACCAACTAATCGTGGCCAGGTTATGATCATTGTTCATCACTGCAGCGCAGCCGATGATCCTACTCCTGTTACTGTCCAGCACCAAGCTAAAACGCATTGCAGCGATCTGAAAGTCGCTGAAATGCACACGCTCGCCATCGTCAGCGTGCTTGTAGTATAATGCATGGAGCGTGGCCTGTAGGCAATCAACGCGCTTGTACAAGGCGCATATGAAGAAGCATGGCTTGGGATCATTGGTGGGGAGCAGTAAACAAAGACGCtctactgctgctggtggctcCCGCCCTGGTAAACGTAGCTCGGTGATTAACTGGAAGTTAGTCAAGCTGTATACCAGTATCTGACCACTGGACAATCCCGCCGCAAAGCCTGTGATGAGATCTAGCGGCAGCAAACTGACAATCGTGTCCTGTTTGCGCTGTGGCAGAGTCAGCTCTAGGGCCAAGTGCACATGTTGGTCGCGGCATTGCTCCAATTGCATCTTGAAATTCTGTGGACCGAGATTCGAACGCGCTTTCATGCGTTCCACTTGGGCACGTCGCTGCTTGCTGTCCAATTGGATGAAATTGCGACAGCGTGTGTCCCACACTTGCTGCACTTGCAaatccaacagcagcagttcccCTGTATGAGTGCCCAGTGCCAAGCAGCCATCGTAGTGTTGCAACAAACTGCGCTCGTAAAGCTGCGCGTCTAGAAAAGCCATGCAGCGCACCCTGACATCAGCGCTGCTTAATTGTATGTATCGCAGGACTTGGCTATTACGGGGCGTATATATGGCCAATTGTGTTTCATTATCGCCCTCAAGGCAAAcggccagcagcaacttatCATTATCGTATGGACTACGCTGTGGAAACAGTTCCACGACGCAGCTTATGTGAGCCTGtgcactgttgctgttgtttttgctgtcaAGATCTTGCAGGAATATGTATTCACCCAGGCGCTGGCTTGTGCTGAGCTTACAGATATACAGCGTTTTCCCACGCGCCAGCCAACCCCATTGGCCATTGTTGATAATACCGCCCAAAGGCTCAGCTATCGATTTTttaaaacacatacatataatagtTGTTAAGACTGTGCTTGTGTTCCGCTACTTACCAGTTGAATTGCGCTCGttgctgggctgctgctgcggctgttgcaaCTCTTCATAGCCCCGTATGTTGCGTTCGGGAAATCTGCAAATGCGGCTGCTCTCCACTCCAATTTCATACCACTCCATAATTTGattattgattttgctttaagcGAGCGACTAAACACATAAGTTAATGTTCAGGCTTGCAACGTATATTTTAAGTTAGTTTTTagattttcagttttttgcatacatttgcacacaTGCCCGGCAACTGCCGCAATGaacgttttaatttttgtgcaaaGCACGCCGTGTTGCTAACTGTTTTAAATTCGCAAGCCTATTAGAGGTGAAACATCTTTGATAATAGGCATAATCGATAGTTGTCTCCAAGCCGGTATATGCGGCGAATGGCTATatctaaatacatatgtaaaaagcaaagaattatttttactgtGACAACTTTACTGCAAGCATGTTTTCCATAATTTAAATACCTTTCCCATGCAAATTTGATTCAATTTCACATGTTTTAAGATGTATTCATATACTATCGAAAGCCTTCAGTAGCCATTCATAATGGCAATCGATAGTCTTCCACTTCTAATACCTATGCAGCACTTGGAAAAAGAGATAGCCATAGTGTTGGGTATTAACATTGCAAAAGCAGCATGCGTCGTGTTTGGGCCGTGCTTTGACAGACAGAAATTcgtacaaaattaaaagacGCATAGAATTTTAAGCAGGCTGTAAGCATTTCAAATgtgaaatacattttatagtCAGAAATATGCGTGAGTGGCGTTTAGTGTAACaacgagagcaacagcagcatcagcaattATATGTGCAAGCGCCACAACGACAAAGtaacagaagcagcaacaacagcagcctaATCGCCTAATCAAACGCAAAACTGCCGTCTGGTCTGTCTGTGGGCCCTAACCGCATTGGCGAAAAAATTCCGCACAAAAATCGAAAGTGTAGACACGCGCGCGTGAGAGGCGAGGCGAGCCGGTTGAGCGGAGGATAGCACAGCATATCGGgtagagagcaagagagagagagcaaaagtaAACGCCGGCAAATTGGGTAAGGAtatcaaaaaaataagaacTTAAAATGGTGGTAACATACCGTTAGTATATGCTGATGTGCGAGTACTTTCAAGTTATTGTTGATAAGTTGGCAGAATTTACACGTTagcatacatataattatagcatacagatatgtacatatatacctttgtgcatacatatatatgcatacatgtgtatgtacatatataccaagtttgattttgatttgcgtCTGCAAGCGCTGCAATTgcatcattttatttatgctctcGTTATTTTCGTTTAGAGCGTCGTCGTTGCGGCTTCAGCCAGAGGTATGGATCAGCATGTGACAGAAGCGCTGGCAGCGGAGCTAGCCAAGGCAGTGGAGCTTATCATGAGTCCCATGACGCCACAACAGGCGCGTCTAGAAGCTTATATGGCCTGCGAGCGCTTTAAGGAGGAATCACCCATGTGCGCACAAGTGGGACTTTATTTGGCAAGCACGCCGCATCACGATCAGCAGGTGCGTCACTTTGGTCTGCAGCTCATCGAGTACACcatcaaatttaaatggaaCTGCATCACGCATGAGGAGAAGGTATACATTAAAGATAATGCCATCAAGATGCTGAATTTGGGCGTAGGACCGGCAGAAGATCGCACTCTGTTGCATTTAAAGGATGCTCTCTCACGCATTATTGTTGAAATGATAAAACGTGAGTGGCCGCAGCAATGGTCGGACCTGTTACCCGAATTATCGCAGGCTTGCAGCAAAGGCGAGGCACAAACGGAGCTGGTGCTGTTGGTGTTTCTACGCCTGGTGGAGGACGTGGCACTGCTGCAGACAATTGAATCGAATCAGCGACGCAAGGACATGTATCAGGCGCTCAACAATAACATGAATGACATATTCGAGTTCTTTCTGCGCCTGGTTGAGCAGCATGTGACGACATTTCGAGAAACGACACGCTTAGGCCACTTCGATAAGGCCAATGCGCACAGTCGTGTGGTGGAAGTGGTGCTGCTTACTTTAAGCGGCTTTGTGGAGTGGGTTAGCATCAATCACATCATGTCCAGCAATGGCAAACTTATGCATTTCCTTTGCATTTTGCTCAACGACAAAGCATTCCAGTGCAATGCTGCCGAGTGTCTGGCGCAGATAACCAATCGCAAGGGTCAAGCCAAGGAGCGCAAACCACTGTTGCAGCTTTACAATGAGGAACCGCTGCGCTATATTTATAGCGCCAGTCAACAGCAGCCGGATACGAGTAGCACGCAgtcgctggagcagcagcataattttcttaaaaagctgctgcaagtgctgAATGGCATGGTGCAACAACTCGTGGCACTCTGGGGCAAAGACGATGCCACCCAACGTCCGGCACAGCTGGAGATTATGTTTgagtgtctgctgctgctggtgcaacATCCCTCCTTGACGGTGGCCCATGGTGCAGCTTTGAtctggcaactgttgctcaaACATGATGGTTGCTCCAAGGATTATCTGATGGTCAACTACATTCCAAAGCTAATACATACGTTAGCACCGCGCATAGTCAAATTGCCGTATCCAGCGCCCACCACAACAACgccagccgcagcagcagcaggaacaacCACAACATCCCCAAGGACGGTGCCTACCACCGATTGCTATATACGCCTGGAGTATGACAGCGAGGAGGAGTTTGCCATATACTTTTTTCGCTGCCGCACCGACTTTCTGGAAATCTTTCGCCAAGCAACGCTGGTGCAACCGCTGATCACATATGGTTATTGCGAGTCCTGGCTGCAGTCACGTCTGCGTCATGCGCATCAAGAGCCGGAGCTATCGAATACCAGTTGCAGCGTGATGCATCCCATCTATCTGGAATGGGAGGCCCTGGCCAGCGTACTGGATGGCGTCTTGAGTCGCATTCTGTTGGTGACCGAACGTCCGGCTGTTGCCAGCGGCTTGCGCTTGCTGGAGGAATGCCTCAAACTGGAAACGAACAACACACTCATCTACTCCATTCTATTGTCTTGCATTTCGGCGCTGTTTGTCTTTCTCAGCATGTCCTCCTGCCAGCTGACGCCCAACAATTGTGTTGCCATGAGCGGTGTGTCATTGCTGCCACGCGTTTTGGATAAAATCTTTCGTGCACTGGTCGTGAAGCCACCAAATCCGCAGGAGCTAGTGCAGCAAAAGTCAGCCAAGAATTTGCAGCGTCATGCAGTTAGTCTGCTGGTCAAGCTGGCGCATAAGTATCCATTGCTCCTGCTGCCCGTCTTTGATCAGATCAACAATCATGTGGAATGCCTGCtcaagtcagcagcagcagcagccaaccaaccaaacagcagcaacatcagcatcaacaacagcaacatcagcagcaacagctccaactccagctcgCCACCACTTTGCCGCATGATACGCACCACGCTCCAAGAGGCACTCATA is part of the Drosophila busckii strain San Diego stock center, stock number 13000-0081.31 chromosome X, ASM1175060v1, whole genome shotgun sequence genome and encodes:
- the LOC117134959 gene encoding exportin-5; protein product: MDQHVTEALAAELAKAVELIMSPMTPQQARLEAYMACERFKEESPMCAQVGLYLASTPHHDQQVRHFGLQLIEYTIKFKWNCITHEEKVYIKDNAIKMLNLGVGPAEDRTLLHLKDALSRIIVEMIKREWPQQWSDLLPELSQACSKGEAQTELVLLVFLRLVEDVALLQTIESNQRRKDMYQALNNNMNDIFEFFLRLVEQHVTTFRETTRLGHFDKANAHSRVVEVVLLTLSGFVEWVSINHIMSSNGKLMHFLCILLNDKAFQCNAAECLAQITNRKGQAKERKPLLQLYNEEPLRYIYSASQQQPDTSSTQSLEQQHNFLKKLLQVLNGMVQQLVALWGKDDATQRPAQLEIMFECLLLLVQHPSLTVAHGAALIWQLLLKHDGCSKDYLMVNYIPKLIHTLAPRIVKLPYPAPTTTTPAAAAAGTTTTSPRTVPTTDCYIRLEYDSEEEFAIYFFRCRTDFLEIFRQATLVQPLITYGYCESWLQSRLRHAHQEPELSNTSCSVMHPIYLEWEALASVLDGVLSRILLVTERPAVASGLRLLEECLKLETNNTLIYSILLSCISALFVFLSMSSCQLTPNNCVAMSGVSLLPRVLDKIFRALVVKPPNPQELVQQKSAKNLQRHAVSLLVKLAHKYPLLLLPVFDQINNHVECLLKSAAAAANQPNSSNISINNSNISSNSSNSSSPPLCRMIRTTLQEALILISNHFCDFERQQLFIEHIVAHKRTEWLHFGELLKTPMDFIHFVGLDKAPAYDLSNDATLMNRSRLLDALHVVLGVVKRCTWPDDPDRAQRGGFVIGCTELGNPICRNPATNNVVPLLQHVLSLMRVLNEMFRPEALAALAEGFRHIHGMLEQDKKLLMGICAVPVDPLDSTIKSEPTPFEKMQGFMTMIIEGCYHLMGSAGPSLGRDLYQLMGLSDAIINNVFSCLDIIPDYRVRPIIRVFFKPFVYSCPPCFYEPVLVPLFAHLTPLMCERLTRRWHYISALYESGQLNGEVNDTQEVLEDQLNRTLTREYLDVLKIALVGGQLGEHNAASGAGGGGSAQVVAMENEELSMDSAPQSRALQTALLSDIISELGGKLLRHNLIGNYMLMTLLKAIAWNDGMCSMKAVNIAAPVMRFLAAEQLMDENKAVSAFTAVLQGMQVHGQHEANQSGLITLGVQFYELLRPKFPILSEVLQHIPSVNAADIQKFDEKVSVAPVKGNKVDRAKKDIFKKLTAQLVGRSVNQLFRHEVQIANLPPMQKSVSSIHSKVSSTDFMDNNQNANLCSLFQRNEK